A single genomic interval of Oncorhynchus mykiss isolate Arlee chromosome 13, USDA_OmykA_1.1, whole genome shotgun sequence harbors:
- the LOC110486516 gene encoding ubinuclein-2 isoform X9: MRLTHSLITLRLHGIKGKINSENNATPWKYDELVPASLNTKLGGFYINTGTLQFRAASESEGEDFKKLKDGEERVIKKRMKKQDGSNMDEKKPRKIRMPKQGASGLNVHRPEKKKRKKLMKDSLNLAAMLRRFTREKEENRKKNPGLPRSQHNANRALLNAHPKPNDISMADLANDPAMMSLLGSANSNDMLQDMMGDLDFGLLDSPQPSSPAQGENGALGRVQGRVQGAQGGLLPPPPLPNGLPAPLSKRIEDLRVASHQFDQEGRKKFFTLDMNNILLDIELQVQEQPAAVRSSVYSHLEAFVPCNKEALLKRLKKLSLNIQDDRLRAPLLKLKLAVCSVMPEQIARYNMDCIAKVAKQHSEEGEKNGSEEEDEEKPGKRVMGPRKKFVWDEKLRMLLCNLVRVKLGCYELEGQSSQSPEDYLKAFMETDVKPLWPKGWMQGRILFKESLMVHCHLTGNPAKKKMVPTPKSKPKVEGSWVQRSTPSVGATPSPAAPVAYRPSQSPAETICLLDSLDEELTAPALDSISQALALLSNAAKGLVQGDSPPSPDRPKTAPSSLHASPLLQKHKKSTINTPSSNTPLYVSTSSSPSSLSRPPNISPSLSSARSEGLGSMKGGGAQAHRQSVLSTQRLAGTALSKANAPGSHSQLKPRLPPNQKGFGSNNTKANSGDTSLPSPSSSHSLSGAQAQQQSNFITPMQATLTKSSHSSTSPIIKLTPRLPNPLMPTTFSPSPNPRPQAASSMHQYSSKSPAGFRPPFSGAPGGPAKLVQGSYTPQGGQKTPSQIISSSANTSLTNTSSISKHLGSSPSPTTTSANQRQRLAGGTIQGAKPIKSVSTQSVSSQLPQVSSASSSLLGSAPSLPLGFGMLGGLVPVSLPFQFPSLLNLPPLGGTAGSSTGASGSSTSNSSAFSLTQNLLKSLQSGSQVALPPHLQLAFSELYSSCPDVNQTQGGDVKRKSL; the protein is encoded by the exons ATGAGACTGACCCATTCATTGATAACTCTGAGGCT ccatggtataaaagggaaAATCAACtcggaaaataatgcaactccaTGGAAG TATGATGAGCTGGTGCCAGCCTCCCTCAACACTAAGCTGGGAGGGTTCTACATCAACACTGGCACCCTGCAGTTCAGAGCAGCCTCCGAGTCAGAGGGAGAGGACTTCAAG AAGTTGAAAGATGGTGAGGAGCGTGTGATAAAGAAGCGAATGAAAAAGCAAGATGGCAGTAACATGGATGAGAAAAAGCCCAGGAAGATCAGGATGCCAAAGCAAGG AGCATCTGGCCTGAATGTCCACCGACCAGAGAAGAAGAAGCGGAAGAAGTTGATGAAGGACTCTCTGAATCTGGCCGCCATGCTCCGCCGCTTCACgcgggagaaggaggagaaccGCAAGAAGAACCCCGGCCTGCCCCGTAGCCAGCACAATGCCAACCGTGCCCTGCTCAACGCCCACCCTAAACCCAACGACATCAGTATGGCTGACCTGGCCAACGACCCTGCCATGATGTCACTGCTGGGCTCAGCCAATAGCAACGACATGCTGCAGGACATGATGGGCGACTTGGACTTTGGGCTGCTGGACTCTCCTCAGCCCTCCAGCCCTGCGCAGGGGGAGAACGGTGCTCTGGGTAGGGTCCAGGGTAGGGTCCAGGGGGCACAAGGAGGTctcctgccccctcctcctctgcctaATGGACTGCCTGCCCCTCTCAGTAAGCGCATTGAGGACCTCAGAGTG GCTTCTCATCAGTTTGATCAAGAGGGCAGGAAAAAGTTCTTCACGCTGGACATGAACAACATCCTACTGGA TATTGAGTTGCAGGTCCAGGAGCAGCCGGCAGCAGTGCGCTCTTCAGTCTACTCCCATCTCGAGGCCTTTGTGCCCTGCAACAAGGAGGCTCTGCTCAAACGCCTAAAGAAACTCAGCCTCAATATCCAG GATGACCGTTTGCGTGCCCCGCTACTGAAGCTGAAGCTGGCTGTGTGCAGCGTGATGCCAGAGCAGATTGCCAGATACAACATGGACTGCATTGCCAAAGTGGCCAA ACAGCATTCAGAAGAGGGGGAAAAGAACGGatcagaagaggaggatgaggagaagccTGGGAAGAGAGTGATGGGACCTCGCAAGAAGTTTGTCTGGGATGAGAAGCTCAG GATGTTGCTGTGTAACCTGGTGAGGGTGAAGCTGGGCTGCTATGAGCTGGAGGGCCAGAGCTCCCAGTCTCCAGAGGACTATCTCAAGGCCTTCATGGAGACTGATGTGAAACCGCTGTGGCCCAAGGGCTGGATGCAGGGCAG GATACTATTCAAAGAGAGCCTCATGGTTCATTGTCACCTTACTGGCAATCC AGCCAAGAAAAAGATGGTTCCTACTCCCAAGTCTAAACCCAAGGTT GAGGGTAGTTGGGTCCAGAGATCCACCCCCTCAGTTGGTGCGACCCCCTCCCCTGCTGCCCCAGTGGCCTACCGGCCCTCCCAGTCCCCTGCTGAGACCATCTGTCTGCTGGACTCCCTGGATGAAGAGCTGACCGCCCCCGCCCTGGACTCCATCTCCCAGGCTCTGGCCCTCCTCAGCAATGCAGCCAAGGGCCTGGTCCAAGGGGACagtcccccctcccctgataGGCCCAAGACTGCCCCGTCCTCCCTCCACGCCTCACCTCTCCTCCAGAAGCACAAGAAGAGCACCATCAACACACCCAGCTCCAACACACctctctacgtctctacctcctcctccccctcctctctctctcggcctcccAACATCTCCCCTTCTCTGTCCTCAGCGAGGAGCGAGGGGTTGGGGTCGATGAAGGGTGGAGGTGCTCAGGCTCACAGACAATCAGTGCTGAGCACTCAGAGGCTTGCTGGGACGGCCCTGAGTAAAGCCAACGCTCCCGGCTCTCACTCCCAGCTTAAGCCGCGGCTGCCCCCCAATCAGAAGGGCTTTGGCAGCAATAATACTAAAGCCAACAGCGGTgacacctctctcccctccccctcctcctcccactctctctcaggAGCCCAAGCTCAGCAGCAGTCCAACTTCATCACCCCCATGCAGGCCACTCTCACCAAGTCCTCCCACAGCAGCACCTCGCCCATCATCAAACTCACCCCTCGCCTCCCCAACCCCTTAATGCCCACCACCTTCTCACCCTCCCCCAATCCCAGGCCTCAGGCAGCTTCCAGTATGCACCAGTACTCCTCCAAAAGCCCAGCAGGGTTCCGCCCACCTTTCTCAGGTGCTCCGGGAGGGCCAGCCAAACTGGTCCAGGGCAGCTACACCCCTCAAGGAGGGCAGAAGACCCCCTCTCAGATCATCAGCAGCAGCGCCAACACCAGCCTTACCAACACCTCATCCATCAGCAAGCATTTGGGATCCAGTCCCTCCCCTACCACAACCTCGGCCAATCAGCGACAAAGGCTGGCCGGTGGAACCATTCAGGGGGCTAAGCCTATTAAATCTGTCTCCACACAGTCTGTCTCTTCTCAGTTGCCACAG GTGTCCTCAGCCAGCAGCAGTCTTCTTGGCTCTGCTCCATCTCTCCCACTGGGCTTTGGGATGTTGGGGGGGCTGGTTCCCGTCTCCCTGCCCTTCCAGTTTCCTTCACTCTTAAACCTGCCCCCATTAGGGGGCACAGCTGGCTCCAGCACCGGGGCCAGCGGCTCCTCAACCAGCAACAGCTCAGCATTCTCCCTGACCCAGA aTCTGTTAAAGAGTCTCCAGTCAGGGTCTCAGGTTGCTCTGCCTCCTCACTTACAGCTCGCTTTCTCAG AACTCTACTCTTCCTGTCCAGATGTCAATCAAACCCAAGGAGGGGATGTGAAGAGGAAGTCTCTTTGA